A genomic segment from candidate division KSB1 bacterium encodes:
- a CDS encoding aminopeptidase, which yields MKDPRIQKLADVLIHYSTELKSGENVLIEAGDVPESLVQALIRSAVEVGAKPYVWQRQNIVMRELLLHSSDEQLKLIGEMELAWMKKMDAYIGIRGGLNINEMSDVPQEKKKSYQELIFKPVHLEQRINHTKWVVLRYPTSSFAQQAGMSTDAFEDFFFDVCTLDYAKMEKAMLPLHELMEKTDQVHIKGPGTDLRFSIKGIPAILCQGKHNIPDGEVFTAPVKNSVEGTIAYNVPTIYHGITFSDVKFHFEKGKIVEATADKTDQLNEILDTDEGARYIGEFAIGFHPYITKPMLDILFDEKIAGSFHFTPGQAYEEADNGNQSTVHWDLVNIQTPEMGGGEIYFEGELIRKDGKFVLNQLHGLNPENLKSS from the coding sequence TTGGTGCAAGCGCTCATTCGATCTGCTGTCGAAGTTGGGGCCAAACCTTATGTCTGGCAAAGGCAAAATATTGTCATGCGGGAACTATTGCTTCACTCTTCTGACGAGCAGCTAAAGTTGATCGGTGAAATGGAGCTTGCATGGATGAAAAAAATGGATGCATATATTGGTATTCGTGGCGGGTTGAATATCAATGAAATGTCAGATGTTCCCCAAGAAAAGAAAAAATCATACCAGGAGCTTATCTTTAAGCCGGTTCATCTTGAACAACGTATTAATCATACAAAATGGGTGGTGCTGCGATATCCAACGTCATCTTTCGCTCAGCAAGCCGGTATGAGTACGGATGCATTCGAGGATTTCTTTTTCGATGTTTGTACTTTGGATTATGCCAAAATGGAAAAGGCTATGCTGCCGCTTCATGAATTGATGGAAAAAACCGACCAAGTACATATTAAAGGACCTGGCACGGATTTACGATTTTCAATAAAGGGAATTCCGGCAATCCTTTGCCAGGGAAAACATAATATTCCTGATGGGGAAGTTTTTACTGCTCCTGTTAAAAATTCTGTCGAAGGAACCATTGCGTACAATGTTCCAACAATTTACCACGGAATCACATTCTCCGATGTTAAATTTCATTTTGAGAAAGGGAAAATTGTAGAAGCCACTGCCGATAAAACCGATCAATTGAATGAAATTTTGGACACCGATGAAGGTGCACGGTATATTGGTGAATTTGCCATTGGATTCCACCCATATATCACCAAACCTATGCTGGATATCCTGTTTGATGAAAAGATCGCAGGTTCGTTTCATTTTACCCCCGGACAAGCCTATGAAGAAGCCGACAATGGTAACCAATCGACCGTGCATTGGGATTTGGTAAATATTCAAACTCCGGAAATGGGTGGAGGTGAAATCTATTTTGAAGGGGAGTTGATCCGCAAAGATGGGAAATTTGTACTAAACCAGTTGCATGGTTTGAATCCGGAGAATTTAAAATCTTCATAA